The genomic window AGCTCGTCGAAAGCTGCCAGAGATGTCTGTGCCTTGCAAGGGATTGCCTTGTGATCCATGATGACATAGTATCTTTGGATGCTGCTCTTATTTTCACCGACACAGAGGAGGAATGGCTGTCCTGGCTCCACACCAGCAAGGAAAGTTTCAACACTGGCTCCCATCTACAACAAAATTATCAATAAGAAtcatttgaaaataattaaaacataaaactgctaCAATCAAAAGACTAATTGTGccaataaaaaagtttttctaaataagtaagCTCATCAGAGTAACcgcaaaagaacaaaagaaaagcatacCTGAAGATATTTCACAACATGGTCAACAGCTTGACATGAGCTCATTTTCACACTCTTCTTGTGGCCTTTAGAGGTGGGGGGAAGCAAGTGAACCAAGAGCAGAACACTTGAAAGGTCACTATCCCAGCCTAGGGAAAAACAGGATAAATATCAGATATTCACATAAATCATTCAGATAATTTAAAGAAACGTACGAGTAAAACTTACCCGAACCACTGGAGTCTTGCTGCATGGACAAGAGGTTCTCAATGTGCTCATTGGAAGTCATGTTCTTGCAGTCAGCCAGGATCCTAGCTTTGAAAAATGTGGGCCATCTTGCCAAAAATCTTCCAGACACTTCCTCTCCAAACATTTGTATGAAATCTTGTTCGATCTACGGAAGAACATACATTTTCATACTTGTGTAATTTAAAGATTATACCCTAAATAAGACagttcactgaaaaaaaaaatttcttacCAAGCCTGGGATGTCAAGAAATCTTGGGAAGACATCCAAGACCGTTAAAGAGGACCTCTGATCTTGCACCAGCGACTGGCGGTACTGAAATGTGGCCctcatcttctctttgattGTTGATACATCAGTTGAATGTTTCAAAAACGATACTGCTTCATGACATTCATCACCGAGCAGCTGCTTATCATGGGTGAGAAACTCCCTCCTTCTCTTCGGACTATCTTGATGGACAGTGTTGGTGGAGGATCTCCGGGACTGAGCTGCAGAGTTGCGCTGAAGAGTCTTTAACCTCCAGGCCAGGTATCCAGATCCACTCTGTGGGTCATAGAAGTGTTCctgcaaaattaaaaacaatacattGTGTAACAAGATCAAAACATATCAGTACTTAAGTTACCATACAAGGTTATCACAAACTCACATATCCATTGTCTGAGTATGGATCTCTGAGGCTTGGAAATAGAGAGATGATACGCAAAGCATATTTCCTTCGGACAGAGACTGGTGGGATTCTCCTGAAAGATAAACATGGCTGATGAACATTATATTTGCTTTTACTGTTACATTTACATCTTACTTTATTAGCTTCAGTGAGTTACATAATATGACAAatgatttgcttttgttttagtcctgtattttttattacagcaaaaaaaagaaaacacaaattgtTTGTACTGTTAATATATTGCTCTTTATAATGAATACAGAATGATCTACAATGAGTGAGCACTTtcttaaaataatgcaaagtgCAAATACTTTTTAGTCTTACCCATGAATTTCAACCATGTCAGCCACAAGAAGATTTACCAACTTCCTCCGTGTGCTATCCTTCAACTTTTTGGTTTTTTCATATTCATCAAAAATGACTTGCCCCCCCGGTTTGGCTTGAAGAGCATTTCTCACCGTCTAAAAGAAAGAGTTATAAAATTAGCTGACATGTATCATCACATCCAACAATAAAACCACAATCTAACTCCACAATATCTTTGTGTATTATAGCGAATACAATTTGTAACAAAAATAGATGTGGCTGTATACCTCCTTGGCTGATTCCCATTCAGAATGGGTTCTTCTCCCTCCATTTTTCTCAAATATGACTGTTGCATCTGATGAATCAGAGGAAAAGGAGTCTCCAAACGCAGATGGAACTGAACTGACTGAAGTGGATGACTCAACTGAAGTCTTCGATGGATCAGGCTGAAGTAAAACTGTAAAGTAGTTTgaaaacatatacacacaattATTTTTAGAAAGAAGAAGTTCTCCATAATATTCATGACTGATAATCTACTCGTCCCCTAACAAAGCTGAGTCTCACCTGTTGACCTTTCAGATGTCACTCTAACAGTAAGGTTGCCTGCTCGCAAAAGCTCCTCAAACACATCTGcatccacatctgtccctgatTCATCTGTCAGGTGCAACTCAGTCTCTAGTGGAAGATCTAGCTTTTGAATgactaataaaaacatatttaaagcaaTAACAGATTATATTGTGAGCATTACCTCAAAATAGAAATTCCAAAAAGTATTTTTGAATTTGTCACAGTATATTACTATTTGGAAGCATATATACAAATCCATaagataaacataaaatatcacATAAGTTCAACAGGAAATACACTAAGCACTCTGTTTACATTCTTGTCTGTGTGAAAAATGTTTCCAACCTTTCTGAAGAAATGTGTTGAAGTCCTCATAGCCTTCATTGGTCTGAGCCACTTTGACATACTTCTGGATTTCTCCAAATCTCACCTTCACCAGCATGATGCACTGTgaagaaacaaattaaagtctccataaatttacattaacgtttctgcatttttgttgcttttctatATGCTGGACTCTAGATGTAAAATTCCCAAGTAATTTCATCAATCTGAAATATGAACCTTGTCTTTAGCTCGTCTAGTTAATGTGTTAAACTGTGGATAGAGTGATGCTGAAACTATGAATCCCATATGAGCAGGGAGAGTCCTGCACACTTTCTCCACTGTTTAGCATAAATACGTTCCGTTAGTGCTGTTGCTGGTCTGTGTCTCTAAGTGCAATGAGCCAGTTGACCcggttatttattttatatgaaacgCGGTCCGTGATAGTGCAGGACTGTGAACGCGGCAGTGCACAGTCCTGGTGCACCTTTGTCAGCTGTTAAAGCTGTTCATTCATCCTGCATTAGTAGAAATGCGGACTTCACTACGTCTCCCTTCATCCTGTCACACCTTATCTACGCCCACCTCTCATGTCCGACCGACCATGCAACACTTTTCGCAAATCTCGAGGACAAAGTTGTGCCAGAGCAAAATTCCAGTCAATTTTGAATATCCAGACAGATGCATTTTCGGACGCTCTCAAAAAGAGAACATGTCCGGGTCAAACTCCCAAACGTGGCGGGGCTAATGCCTCCAGTTTAATCCGGACATTAACTAGCTAAAAACCTCTGACCAAAACATGGCCATTTGCATATCTTAACTGTCTCATCCTATATAAAATCAGACGCGTTGTATACTTACGTTACCGTAATTGTGCGTATTCATCCACACCATTATGCAAactaagtttaaaataaaaaatgctatCAAGCTAACCTTAAACAGGGCTTTTCTCGTCACAATGTCTACTGCAGACAAGACTCCGCCACTTCTAAATTAGCCTCTACTCCGCCTAGATTAAGTGAATTATTCGCACAGATCATAAAATTTGATAAACATGTCTTTACTTACACAAAGTTTGTCGAAAAGAGCCAGACGTCTTGGTCTGCTGTCTTCGCGGCGCGCTCCTCTTTGCTGGACACAGATCCGTTAGAAATCTAGAAGCTTCCGGTAGAAATTCAACTCTGTTTTGTGTTGGTTTTCAAAATCAACACTGAAAACAGTTACTTGGATTCAACTCACCAGATTAACACTAACTATTTTAAGCAATGACTCTCTCATAGGTTAATTTAACTAAATGAGTGTTGGATTGACTCTGAATTTTTAACACACAACACCAACACTGGAAATTTAACACTTTTGATTTTGCTGTGTGGTAGCAagcggatggaggaagatgggaccggatggaggatggtagcgagcggatggaggaagaagagaccggatggaggatggtagcgagcggatggaggaagaagagaccggatggaggatggtaacgagcggatggaggaagaacagaacggatggaggatggtaacgagcggatggaggaagaagagaccggatggaggatggtagcgagcggatggaggaagaagagacaggatggaggatggtagcgagcgaatgaaggaagaagagaccggatgaaggatggtagcgagcggatggaggaagatgggaccggatggaggatggtagcgagcggatggaggaagaagagaccggatggaggatggtaacgagcggatggaggaagaacagaacggatggaggatggtagcgagcggatgcaggaagaagagaccggatggaggatggtagccagcggatgcaggaagaagagaccggatggaggatggtagcgagcggatggaggatggtagcgagcggatggaggaagaagggacaggatggaggatggtagcgagtgaatggaggaagaagggacaggatggaggatggtagcgagcggatggaggaagaagggacAGGATGAAGGacggtagcgagcggatggaggaagaagggacAGGATGAAGGacggtagcgagcggatggaggaagaagggacAGGATGGAGGACGGTAGCGAGCGGAtagaggaagaagagaccggatggaggatggtagcgagcggatggaggaagaagggaccggatggaggatggtagcgagcggatgaaggaagaagagaccggatggaggatggtagcgagcggatggaggaagaagggaccggatggaggatggtagcgagcggatgaaggaagaagagaccggatgaaggatggtagcgagcggatggaggaagatgggaccggatggaggatggtagcgagtggatggaggaagaagagaccggatggaggatggtaatgagcggatggaggaagaacagaacggatggaggatggtagcgagcggatgcaggaagaagggaccggatggaggatggcagaaagcggatggaggaagaagagacgggatggaggaagaagagaccggatggaggaagaagagacccGATGGAGGATGGTAACGAGcggatgcaggaagaagagaccggacggtggatggtagcgagcggatggaggaagaagggaccggatggaggatggtagcgagcggatggaggaagatgggaccggatggaggatggtagcgagcggatggaggaagatgggaccggatggaggatggtagcgagcggatggaggaagaagagaccggatggaggatggtaacgagcggatggaggaagaacagaacggatggaggatggtagcgagcggatgcaggaagaagggaccggatggaggatggcagaaagcggatggaggaagaagagacgggatggaggatggtagcgagcggatgcaggaagaagagaccggatggaggaagaagagaccggatggaggatggtagcgagcggatggaggaagaagggaccggatggaggatggtagcgagcggatggaggaagatgggaccggatggaggatggtagcgagcggatggaggaagatggGACCGGAcggtagcgagcggatgcaggaagaagagaccagatggaggatggtagcgagtggatggaggatggtagcgagcggatggaaGAAGAAGGgacaggatggaggatggtagcgagccgatggaggaagaagggacaggatggaggatggtagcgagcggatggaggaagacgggacaggatggaggatggtagcgagcggatgaaggatggtagcgagcggatggaggaagaagagaccggatggacGTTGGTACTGGTACTTGGTTCATGGAACTGGCCAATGAGGCCGTTCTggctcacactcacacatgaCATGATGCTGAAAACCTCCCACACCAGACAAACTTGTGTTGGAAACTTTCATGTGAACATGAAAAATTTTCATCCAGTCAGGTTTCAATAGCTCGACCAGTGGACTCCAGAACTCACCTGGAAGACCTGTTTCTAATCAAGAACCTGTTGACCATGTAAGCCCCTCCCACTACAGAGCTTCTCTGTGATTGGCCCACATAAACCACTGCCTGTCTAACACTGTGTAAGATgagtttaatttgtattttagtaaaacatccattttctttccatCCATCAGGGTCTGCAGGGACGCCCTGACTTCCTTTTCCCCGACCTCCTCTCCTacctcatccagagggatcctgaggcgctccaaggccagccaagagatgtagtccctccaacgtgtcctgggtcttccccgagACCTCCTCCTGGTACAATGTCTCTGGAACACCTCCCCAGGAGGCGTCCTGGTTCCTCTGACTGGTAACATCAGGTCATGTCTTCAAACGTCCTCGTTGCTCCTCATGTTATTTCCTCCCGTTTACCTGTCAGCAGCTCACCTGTGTCCTCAAGGAAAGATCACAGCGAcgtttcttcactttttta from Melanotaenia boesemani isolate fMelBoe1 unplaced genomic scaffold, fMelBoe1.pri scaffold_179_ctg1, whole genome shotgun sequence includes these protein-coding regions:
- the LOC121636174 gene encoding uncharacterized protein LOC121636174; the protein is MRATFQYRQSLVQDQRSSLTVLDVFPRFLDIPGLIEQDFIQMFGEEVSGRFLARWPTFFKARILADCKNMTSNEHIENLLSMQQDSSGSGWDSDLSSVLLLVHLLPPTSKGHKKSVKMSSCQAVDHVVKYLQMGASVETFLAGVEPGQPFLLCVGENKSSIQRYYVIMDHKAIPCKAQTSLAAFDELFKAHFTFSINYHDSLHNFYTFIQTTVFNIDVGSAKESPRVKEIRARLLQDTCDT